In a genomic window of Halostella litorea:
- a CDS encoding alpha/beta hydrolase has translation MDGNADSAGPNEDPHRGQPIETAGAPPQAAETAVVMLHGRGSTAGNVLTLIDEFLHHGAMYLAPQAAHSSWYPRSGYAPLDDNEPWITSALARIDRAMETAADAGVPAERTVLLGFSQGGCLAAEYVARNPERYGGLVVLSGSLLGPEPGADYAGSLDGTPVFLGCSSEDPYVAAERVRESAAAFERLGGDAEYRLYDDLGHAINDDEVGRINALIDRLD, from the coding sequence ATGGACGGGAACGCCGACTCGGCCGGCCCGAACGAGGACCCGCACCGGGGCCAACCGATCGAGACGGCGGGCGCACCGCCGCAGGCCGCGGAGACGGCGGTCGTCATGCTCCACGGCCGCGGGTCGACGGCCGGGAACGTCCTCACGCTCATCGACGAGTTCCTCCACCACGGCGCGATGTACCTCGCCCCGCAGGCGGCACACAGCTCCTGGTACCCCCGCTCGGGGTACGCGCCGCTCGACGACAACGAGCCGTGGATCACCTCGGCGCTCGCCCGCATCGACCGCGCGATGGAAACCGCCGCCGACGCCGGCGTGCCCGCGGAGCGGACGGTGCTCCTCGGATTCTCGCAGGGCGGCTGTCTCGCCGCCGAGTACGTCGCGCGAAACCCCGAGCGATACGGCGGCCTCGTGGTGCTGTCCGGGAGCCTGCTCGGCCCGGAGCCGGGGGCCGACTACGCCGGCTCGCTCGACGGGACGCCCGTCTTCCTGGGGTGCAGTTCCGAGGACCCGTACGTCGCCGCCGAGCGCGTCCGCGAGTCAGCGGCCGCCTTCGAGCGCCTCGGCGGCGACGCGGAGTACAGGCTCTACGACGACCTGGGCCACGCGATCAACGACGACGAGGTCGGGCGGATAAACGCGCTCATCGATCGGCTGGACTGA
- the trxA gene encoding thioredoxin has product MTVDSAETNAATPPEPVHVDGRSDLDTIVEANDIVLVDFYADWCGPCRMLEPVVETLAADTEAAVAKVDVDANQRLADAHGVRGVPTLALFADGEQVEEVVGVQSEDRLRSLIDRHAE; this is encoded by the coding sequence ATGACAGTCGATTCCGCGGAGACGAACGCCGCAACGCCCCCTGAACCCGTCCACGTCGACGGCCGTTCGGATCTCGATACGATCGTCGAGGCCAACGACATCGTGCTCGTCGACTTCTACGCCGACTGGTGCGGGCCGTGTCGGATGCTCGAACCGGTCGTCGAGACGCTGGCCGCCGACACCGAGGCCGCGGTCGCGAAGGTCGACGTGGACGCGAACCAGCGACTCGCCGACGCCCACGGCGTCCGCGGCGTCCCCACGCTGGCCCTGTTCGCCGACGGCGAGCAGGTCGAGGAGGTCGTCGGGGTGCAAAGCGAGGACCGGCTCCGGTCCCTGATCGACCGCCACGCCGAGTAG
- a CDS encoding helix-turn-helix domain-containing protein gives MPDSMSEQLQRDMECEGLLECFHGLKQLDRDVFQTLVGTEDPLTVDEIADAVDRERSTAYRAVQRLLQAGFIQKEQVNYEQGGYYHVYRPTDPSQIAGNMQRLLNDWYAKMGQLIQEFETKYEDADASTPSVEG, from the coding sequence ATGCCGGATTCGATGAGCGAACAACTCCAGCGGGACATGGAGTGCGAGGGGCTTCTCGAGTGTTTCCACGGGCTCAAACAGCTCGACAGGGACGTGTTTCAGACGCTGGTCGGTACCGAGGACCCCCTGACCGTCGACGAGATCGCGGACGCCGTCGACCGGGAGCGGTCGACCGCATACCGCGCCGTTCAGCGGCTGCTGCAGGCCGGCTTCATCCAGAAGGAGCAGGTCAACTACGAGCAGGGCGGCTACTACCACGTCTACCGGCCGACGGACCCGTCGCAGATCGCCGGGAACATGCAGCGGCTGCTCAACGACTGGTACGCCAAGATGGGCCAGCTCATCCAGGAGTTCGAGACGAAGTACGAGGACGCGGACGCGTCCACCCCCTCGGTCGAAGGGTAG
- a CDS encoding ABC transporter substrate-binding protein yields the protein MIEYVQYLAFAGIGAVGYGFANRVGSILAEGGVDRVKADTIGRDDQADNSQVLEKMDRLREEKKKAIEKRTRRSKK from the coding sequence ATGATTGAGTATGTTCAGTATCTTGCTTTCGCTGGTATAGGTGCGGTTGGGTATGGATTTGCAAATCGAGTGGGGTCAATATTGGCAGAAGGAGGAGTTGATCGCGTCAAAGCCGACACAATTGGTCGCGATGACCAAGCTGACAACTCCCAAGTTCTTGAGAAAATGGACCGCCTTAGAGAGGAGAAGAAGAAAGCAATTGAAAAAAGGACAAGAAGATCCAAGAAGTAG
- a CDS encoding tyrosine-type recombinase/integrase → MKNEIDLSQFPVITQNSEDQLPEKQLMDYRTEREQFITWLLKEGKDPGKWEGYSENTVTNTAYRTDQFYRWVWSQEDRYFTAIDNDHANQYLKHLHRGDEAGSSKATVQTALKRLYKWRQLTYNGPELDFERNFKDNSGNRLKDILRPEEVRKLRAAARDYATVPRYSDLSPDQRDRWKGHLAQRFDKPKHEVKPDDWKKANGWKITSLVYASTDAGLRPIEVERAKTYWVDTKNSVLRIPADESSKNTENWTVGLNEKTSAALERWLDERELYPKYTDSDLLWLTREDNPYSSSSLRYLIQKLIEEASIDPAGRTMSWYTLRHSVATAMTKKRDLKATKEQLRHKNIETTARYDNVSPEDRSKTLNQLW, encoded by the coding sequence ATGAAAAACGAAATCGATTTGTCACAATTCCCAGTCATCACGCAGAACTCAGAGGATCAACTGCCAGAAAAGCAGTTAATGGACTATCGAACTGAACGAGAACAGTTCATCACATGGCTCCTCAAAGAGGGCAAGGACCCCGGCAAGTGGGAAGGATACTCCGAAAATACCGTCACTAATACTGCCTACCGAACTGACCAATTTTATCGATGGGTGTGGTCACAAGAAGACCGATATTTCACTGCCATCGACAACGACCATGCAAACCAATATCTCAAACATCTTCATCGAGGGGACGAAGCTGGCAGCAGCAAAGCTACCGTGCAAACTGCCCTCAAACGTCTCTACAAATGGCGACAGCTCACTTACAATGGTCCTGAACTCGATTTTGAACGGAATTTTAAGGACAATTCCGGCAACCGCCTAAAGGACATCCTCCGTCCCGAAGAAGTACGGAAACTTCGTGCGGCTGCCCGCGACTATGCCACAGTTCCTCGATACAGCGACCTCAGTCCAGACCAACGAGATCGGTGGAAAGGCCACCTCGCTCAACGGTTCGACAAGCCCAAGCACGAAGTCAAACCCGATGACTGGAAAAAAGCTAATGGCTGGAAAATCACTTCACTCGTTTATGCGAGTACCGATGCGGGCCTTCGACCCATTGAGGTGGAACGCGCCAAGACCTACTGGGTTGATACGAAAAATAGTGTCCTCCGAATCCCCGCCGATGAGTCCAGTAAAAACACAGAGAACTGGACCGTGGGACTCAACGAAAAGACTTCAGCCGCTCTCGAACGCTGGCTTGATGAACGTGAACTCTATCCGAAGTACACCGATAGCGACCTGCTCTGGTTGACCCGAGAGGACAATCCTTACAGTTCGTCTTCCCTCCGCTATCTCATCCAAAAACTCATCGAGGAAGCAAGCATTGATCCTGCCGGTCGGACAATGAGCTGGTACACTCTTCGCCATAGTGTTGCCACCGCAATGACTAAGAAACGTGATCTAAAGGCAACAAAAGAACAATTGCGTCATAAAAATATTGAAACTACTGCTCGCTATGATAACGTTAGCCCGGAAGATCGTAGTAAAACTCTAAATCAACTCTGGTGA
- a CDS encoding helix-turn-helix transcriptional regulator: MNRAHGVGVALLVCLAGVHGVAAVGAAGVDAPDPTAEPGALAPDPMGVDAQGFDYTEFRVQVAKNGSARWTFHYERRLTNESERREFRAFASEFEANETELYAGFRERARALAAAGENATDRTMRAKAFSRRAEVDEELGTDTSTGVVEMSFTWTGFAATDGDRVVVGDVFDGGLYVGPDQALVLVAGEGLAFAAVSPDGEQSAGTLADSDTVTWRGERRFTDNRPRAVLEPPALATETTTDDGSTSPGDGTDGTGTTDAGDPSDAGDESSTDGLLPMVGVVVLLVAGVVAAVALGRGDALFDRGGTDVDDGDGDGGTPGAAGDADGGTDAAAEPAVDEAEMLSDEDRVVALLEENGGRMKQVNIVEETEWSKSKVSMLLSEMDEEGTISKLRVGRENIISLEGNEPAAAGSPFDEE; encoded by the coding sequence ATGAACCGGGCGCACGGCGTCGGCGTCGCTCTCCTGGTCTGTCTCGCCGGCGTCCACGGGGTCGCCGCCGTCGGCGCGGCCGGGGTCGACGCCCCGGACCCAACCGCCGAACCGGGGGCGCTCGCCCCCGACCCGATGGGGGTCGACGCGCAGGGGTTCGATTACACCGAGTTCCGGGTCCAAGTAGCCAAGAACGGCTCGGCCCGGTGGACGTTTCACTACGAGCGCCGCCTGACGAACGAGTCCGAGCGCCGCGAGTTCCGGGCGTTCGCGTCCGAGTTCGAGGCAAACGAGACGGAACTGTACGCCGGCTTCCGCGAGCGCGCCCGAGCGCTCGCCGCGGCGGGCGAGAACGCGACCGACAGGACGATGCGCGCGAAGGCGTTCTCCCGGCGCGCGGAGGTCGACGAGGAACTCGGGACCGACACCAGCACCGGCGTCGTCGAAATGTCGTTCACGTGGACCGGATTTGCCGCGACCGACGGCGACCGCGTCGTCGTCGGCGACGTGTTCGATGGCGGCCTGTACGTCGGACCGGACCAGGCGCTCGTCCTCGTCGCCGGCGAGGGCCTCGCCTTCGCCGCCGTTTCCCCGGACGGCGAGCAGTCCGCCGGCACCCTCGCCGACAGCGACACCGTGACCTGGCGGGGCGAGCGGCGTTTCACCGACAACCGACCGCGCGCGGTGCTCGAACCGCCTGCGCTCGCGACGGAGACGACCACGGACGACGGGTCGACCTCGCCCGGCGACGGGACGGACGGCACGGGGACGACAGACGCCGGAGACCCCTCGGACGCGGGCGACGAGTCGTCGACCGACGGGCTGTTGCCGATGGTCGGCGTGGTGGTCCTGCTCGTCGCCGGCGTCGTCGCGGCCGTCGCGCTGGGCCGGGGGGACGCGCTGTTCGACCGCGGCGGGACGGACGTCGACGACGGTGACGGCGACGGCGGGACGCCCGGGGCCGCCGGCGACGCCGACGGAGGGACCGACGCGGCGGCCGAACCGGCGGTCGACGAGGCCGAGATGCTCTCCGACGAGGACCGCGTCGTCGCGCTGCTGGAGGAGAACGGCGGCCGGATGAAGCAGGTCAACATCGTCGAGGAGACCGAGTGGTCGAAGTCGAAGGTGAGCATGCTGCTCTCGGAGATGGACGAGGAGGGCACGATAAGCAAGCTCCGCGTCGGCCGCGAGAACATCATCAGCCTCGAGGGCAACGAACCGGCGGCGGCCGGTTCGCCGTTCGACGAGGAGTGA
- the thyX gene encoding FAD-dependent thymidylate synthase, giving the protein MEVELLEATEDPERLLCTAARNDYMGEFVGDLSFEEVMATTDGDTMEEKKRTLIGHLLDHGHFGPFEHPQATFAVKGISRSCMAQITRHRHVSFDVQSMRYVSFDEVDPAAVEDGEMVVTPPSATDPDWVGRNQQAGQVDEGTVERREELFRESVRRSVEDYQELLELGMPPEDARFVLPIGTEVNMVMSMNARMLMHVADMRAAADAQWEIREMTEEVLDLAADWCPITFEHYEEHMKGRKNRLAP; this is encoded by the coding sequence ATGGAAGTCGAACTGCTTGAGGCGACCGAGGACCCCGAGCGGCTCCTCTGTACGGCGGCGCGAAACGATTACATGGGGGAGTTCGTCGGCGACCTGTCGTTCGAGGAGGTCATGGCGACCACCGACGGCGACACGATGGAGGAGAAAAAGCGGACGCTCATCGGCCACCTGCTCGACCACGGCCACTTCGGCCCGTTCGAGCATCCGCAGGCGACGTTCGCGGTGAAGGGGATCAGCCGCTCCTGCATGGCCCAGATCACCCGTCACCGGCACGTGAGCTTCGACGTGCAGTCGATGCGCTACGTCTCGTTCGACGAAGTCGACCCCGCCGCGGTCGAGGACGGCGAGATGGTCGTCACGCCGCCCTCGGCGACTGACCCCGACTGGGTCGGCCGCAACCAGCAGGCCGGGCAGGTCGACGAGGGGACGGTCGAGCGCCGCGAGGAACTGTTCCGCGAGTCGGTCCGGCGCTCCGTCGAGGACTACCAGGAACTGCTCGAACTGGGCATGCCGCCGGAGGACGCCCGCTTCGTCCTCCCCATCGGGACGGAGGTGAACATGGTGATGTCGATGAACGCGCGGATGCTGATGCACGTCGCCGACATGCGCGCGGCCGCGGACGCCCAGTGGGAGATCCGCGAGATGACCGAGGAAGTGCTGGACCTGGCCGCCGACTGGTGTCCGATCACCTTCGAGCACTACGAGGAGCACATGAAGGGTCGGAAGAACCGTCTCGCGCCCTGA
- a CDS encoding MBL fold metallo-hydrolase translates to MIHNLAAGVQAFTSNAFLVDGERTVLVDAGANFDVVSRVEERVDDVDALVLTHTHPDHVGNLPDVVEAFGVDVWGFDPEADGVDHAIADEGTVTLGDDEYVALHTPGHKDDHLCFYSAGAGVLFAGDLIFPNGSFGRTDLEEGDRGTLIESIERVESRVSGDLGELHVGHGPSVSRNAYSHVELASEAARHTP, encoded by the coding sequence ATGATACACAACCTCGCGGCGGGCGTCCAGGCGTTTACCAGCAACGCGTTCCTCGTCGACGGCGAGCGGACCGTGCTGGTCGACGCGGGGGCGAACTTCGACGTGGTCTCGCGCGTCGAGGAGCGCGTCGACGACGTCGACGCCCTCGTGTTGACCCACACCCACCCCGACCACGTCGGCAACCTCCCGGACGTCGTCGAGGCGTTCGGCGTCGACGTGTGGGGGTTCGACCCCGAGGCGGACGGGGTGGACCACGCCATCGCCGACGAGGGGACAGTGACGCTCGGCGACGACGAGTACGTCGCCCTCCACACGCCGGGCCACAAGGACGACCACCTCTGCTTTTACTCGGCCGGCGCCGGCGTCCTCTTCGCCGGCGACCTGATCTTCCCGAACGGTAGCTTCGGCCGGACGGACTTGGAGGAGGGCGACCGCGGGACGCTGATAGAGAGCATCGAGCGCGTCGAGAGCAGGGTGAGCGGGGACCTTGGGGAACTCCACGTCGGCCACGGGCCGAGCGTCTCGCGCAACGCCTACTCCCACGTCGAACTGGCGTCGGAGGCGGCCCGACACACGCCGTAA
- a CDS encoding HalOD1 output domain-containing protein, producing MAPRQDGTESGTDAPGVHTVRVDLDAGGSPSDAVVTAVASVRGEDPTALDPLHESIDGDALDTLFADVSDDAGGYVEFTYAGYDVIVKGDGRVVVAETE from the coding sequence ATGGCACCCCGACAGGACGGAACCGAATCCGGAACCGACGCCCCGGGCGTCCACACCGTCCGGGTCGACCTGGACGCGGGCGGGTCGCCGAGCGACGCGGTCGTGACGGCCGTCGCCAGCGTGCGCGGCGAGGACCCGACCGCGCTCGACCCGCTCCACGAATCGATCGACGGCGACGCGCTCGACACCCTCTTCGCCGACGTATCGGACGACGCCGGCGGCTACGTCGAGTTCACGTACGCCGGATACGACGTGATCGTCAAGGGGGACGGTCGGGTCGTCGTCGCCGAGACCGAGTAA
- a CDS encoding ATPase — translation MRHLVVGSDRVDAGKTTFSTGLLERVGGVGFKPRAGNDYWFDHDDVRRAVADGRLYGKDAQRLAAASAADVAPEAINPVHRLWRPAPGGGTGIVGRGDRQFVADRLRIPGGDDAFVVGGAADVPAGVREALPLDGATVVDSAAALDEVTRERYLPALSRLAERVRNRDRAVVESYGDVARPLRDVTFDAVVAVEPGRARVFDGERYARACEVVGGSARGGRLEESVGDVTDVVDPTATVALPALSDSERTDPAAVADAYEVALDAAVAAALD, via the coding sequence ATGAGGCACTTGGTCGTCGGGAGCGACCGCGTCGACGCCGGCAAGACGACGTTCTCGACCGGGCTGCTCGAACGCGTCGGCGGCGTCGGGTTCAAGCCCCGCGCCGGCAACGACTACTGGTTCGACCACGACGACGTCCGGCGGGCGGTCGCGGACGGCCGCCTCTACGGGAAGGACGCCCAGCGCCTCGCGGCGGCCAGCGCCGCCGACGTCGCGCCCGAGGCGATAAACCCCGTCCACCGCCTCTGGCGGCCCGCCCCGGGCGGCGGCACGGGGATCGTCGGCCGCGGCGACCGACAGTTCGTCGCGGACCGCCTGCGGATACCGGGGGGCGACGACGCGTTCGTGGTCGGCGGCGCGGCCGACGTCCCCGCGGGCGTCCGCGAGGCGCTCCCGCTGGACGGCGCGACGGTCGTCGACTCGGCGGCGGCGCTGGACGAGGTGACCCGCGAGCGGTACCTGCCGGCGCTGTCCCGCCTCGCCGAGCGCGTCCGGAACCGCGACCGCGCCGTGGTCGAGTCCTACGGCGACGTGGCGCGCCCGCTCCGGGACGTGACGTTCGACGCCGTCGTCGCGGTCGAACCGGGGCGCGCCCGGGTGTTCGACGGCGAGCGCTACGCCCGGGCCTGCGAGGTGGTCGGCGGCAGCGCCCGCGGCGGCCGGCTGGAGGAGTCGGTCGGCGACGTGACCGACGTGGTCGACCCGACTGCCACGGTCGCGCTGCCGGCGCTTTCCGACAGCGAGCGGACCGACCCGGCGGCGGTCGCGGACGCCTACGAGGTGGCGCTCGACGCGGCCGTCGCCGCGGCGCTCGACTGA
- a CDS encoding DUF5827 family protein, which translates to MPVPKSEFDELHPCDFYTAEELLDEDRMYTVYEIARMLQELDPDAEIDVETEEVLLDWAIPWIVNNADDLVVAEPRDEEEPGYYGLA; encoded by the coding sequence ATGCCCGTCCCGAAATCGGAGTTCGACGAACTCCACCCCTGTGACTTCTACACGGCGGAGGAACTGCTCGACGAGGACCGGATGTACACCGTCTACGAGATCGCACGCATGCTGCAGGAACTGGACCCCGACGCCGAGATAGACGTGGAGACCGAGGAGGTGCTGCTCGACTGGGCGATCCCGTGGATCGTGAACAACGCGGACGACCTCGTCGTCGCGGAGCCCCGCGACGAGGAGGAGCCGGGCTACTACGGCCTCGCATGA
- the sod gene encoding superoxide dismutase, translating to MADHELPPLPYDYDALEPAISEQVLTWHHDTHHQGYVNGLNSAEETLAENRESGDYGSTAGALGNVTHNGSGHYLHTLFWENMAPNGGGEPEGDLLDRIEEDFGSYEGWKGEFEAAAGAAGGWALLVYDPVAKQLRNIAVDKHDQGALWGAHPILALDVWEHSYYYDYGPDRGSFIDGFFDVVDWDAVAENYHDVAELFE from the coding sequence ATGGCAGACCACGAACTCCCGCCGCTCCCGTACGACTACGACGCGCTCGAACCGGCCATCAGCGAACAGGTGCTCACGTGGCATCACGACACCCACCACCAGGGGTACGTCAACGGCCTCAACTCGGCCGAGGAGACGCTGGCCGAGAACCGCGAGTCCGGCGACTACGGCTCCACGGCCGGCGCGCTCGGCAACGTAACCCACAACGGCAGCGGTCACTATCTCCACACGCTGTTCTGGGAGAACATGGCCCCCAACGGCGGGGGCGAACCCGAGGGCGACCTCCTCGACCGCATCGAGGAGGACTTCGGCTCCTACGAGGGCTGGAAGGGCGAGTTCGAGGCCGCCGCCGGCGCCGCGGGCGGCTGGGCGCTGCTGGTGTACGACCCCGTCGCCAAGCAGCTCCGCAACATCGCGGTCGACAAGCACGACCAGGGCGCGCTCTGGGGCGCACACCCCATCCTCGCGCTGGACGTCTGGGAACACTCCTACTACTACGACTACGGCCCGGACCGCGGCAGCTTCATCGACGGCTTCTTCGACGTGGTCGACTGGGATGCCGTCGCCGAGAACTACCACGACGTGGCCGAGCTGTTCGAGTGA
- a CDS encoding cryptochrome/photolyase family protein: MRLHWHRRDLRVADNRALSEAADDGPVVPVFVFDPDVLAHGSPPRVAFMLDALAALRESYRERGGDLVVRRGDPREVLPDLAAACGADGVTWAKDYSGLARERDAAVRRALDDADVARESHHDAVHHPPGSITTNDGDPYSVFTYFGRKWLDREKEPPYDPPAAADLAAPDAVAPGDLPTLSDLGFDEPEADVPPAGTERARDLLDAFLDGPIYEYEQRRDYPADGATSRLSAHLKWGTIGVREVSAAVEDAMAAAESKPEAAAESVEEFRSQLAWREFYAHVLFYNPEVVQENYKEYERDIEWRDDPEALRAWKDGETGYPLVDAGMRQLRAEGWMHNRVRMVVAAFLTKDLLIDWREGYDWFREKLVDHDTANDNGGWQWAASTGTDAQPYFRIFNPTSQCERYDPDGEYVREYVPELANATAEQIHEWPDLSLTERERTAPGYPAPIVDHGERREAAIEMFERARGDD; encoded by the coding sequence ATGCGACTCCACTGGCACCGGCGGGACCTGCGCGTCGCCGACAACCGCGCGCTGTCGGAAGCGGCCGACGACGGCCCCGTCGTCCCGGTCTTCGTCTTCGACCCGGACGTGCTGGCCCACGGCTCGCCGCCGCGGGTCGCGTTCATGCTGGATGCCCTCGCCGCGCTCCGCGAATCGTACCGCGAGCGCGGGGGCGACCTGGTCGTCCGACGCGGCGACCCGCGCGAGGTCCTGCCCGACCTGGCGGCCGCCTGCGGCGCTGACGGCGTCACGTGGGCGAAGGACTACTCCGGGCTGGCCCGGGAGCGCGACGCCGCGGTCCGCCGGGCGCTGGACGACGCGGACGTGGCCCGCGAGAGTCATCACGACGCCGTCCACCACCCGCCCGGATCGATCACCACCAACGACGGTGACCCGTACTCGGTGTTCACCTACTTCGGCCGCAAGTGGCTGGACCGGGAGAAGGAGCCGCCGTACGACCCGCCGGCCGCCGCGGATCTGGCCGCCCCCGACGCCGTTGCCCCCGGGGACCTCCCGACGCTTTCCGACCTGGGGTTCGACGAGCCCGAAGCCGACGTGCCGCCGGCGGGCACCGAGCGCGCCCGGGACCTGCTCGACGCGTTCCTCGACGGGCCGATCTACGAGTACGAGCAACGCCGCGACTACCCCGCCGATGGGGCGACGTCGCGGCTGTCGGCCCACCTCAAGTGGGGAACGATAGGGGTCCGGGAGGTGTCGGCGGCGGTCGAGGATGCGATGGCCGCGGCGGAGTCGAAACCGGAGGCCGCGGCGGAGTCCGTCGAGGAGTTCCGGTCGCAACTCGCCTGGCGGGAGTTCTACGCGCACGTCCTCTTCTACAACCCGGAGGTGGTGCAGGAGAACTACAAGGAGTACGAGCGTGACATCGAGTGGCGCGACGACCCCGAGGCGCTGCGGGCGTGGAAGGACGGCGAAACGGGCTACCCGCTGGTCGACGCCGGGATGCGCCAGCTCCGCGCGGAGGGGTGGATGCACAACCGCGTGCGGATGGTCGTCGCCGCGTTCCTCACGAAGGACCTGCTGATCGACTGGCGCGAGGGGTACGACTGGTTCCGCGAGAAGCTCGTCGACCACGACACGGCAAACGACAACGGCGGCTGGCAGTGGGCGGCCTCGACCGGCACGGACGCCCAGCCGTACTTCCGGATCTTCAATCCGACGAGCCAGTGCGAGCGCTACGACCCGGACGGCGAGTACGTCCGGGAGTACGTCCCCGAACTGGCGAACGCGACGGCCGAGCAGATCCACGAGTGGCCCGACCTGTCGCTGACCGAGCGCGAGCGGACCGCGCCCGGCTACCCCGCGCCGATCGTCGACCACGGCGAGCGCCGGGAGGCCGCCATCGAGATGTTCGAGCGGGCGCGCGGCGACGACTGA
- a CDS encoding phosphotransferase family protein: protein MADDYYERLVDEDALRAYLESELGPADGFDVQRHREGHSNETLFLRWGDRDLVVRRPPPGETADKAHDVLREYRVVDALQGGPVPVPTTVLACEDEGVIGDEFYLMERVAGDVIREAEPERFAAPDRRRRLGEELVDGLAAIHGVDYEAVGLGEFGHPEGFAERQVRRWSEQLTWAFSKTADEREVPVLYDVMEWLTDNAPEDHPHTLVHGDYKLDNVMFAPGDEPELVGVFDWEMSTLGDPLTDLGWMLSVWRDPKDPEPPASNMVTRVMEADGYPTRRDLVERYEAATGIEYENDRFYRALAVYKLAALGEMFFARYLEGDADDPLYPKMRETVPGLGERAMRIVEGDEPL, encoded by the coding sequence ATGGCGGACGACTACTACGAGCGGCTCGTCGACGAGGACGCGCTCCGGGCCTACCTCGAATCGGAGCTCGGCCCGGCCGACGGGTTCGACGTCCAGCGCCACCGCGAGGGCCACTCCAACGAGACGCTGTTTCTCCGCTGGGGCGACCGCGACCTGGTCGTCCGGCGGCCGCCGCCGGGCGAGACGGCCGACAAGGCCCACGACGTGCTCCGCGAGTACCGCGTCGTCGACGCGCTGCAGGGCGGCCCGGTGCCGGTGCCCACCACCGTGCTCGCCTGCGAGGACGAGGGCGTGATCGGCGACGAGTTCTACCTGATGGAGCGGGTCGCGGGCGACGTGATCCGCGAGGCGGAGCCCGAGCGCTTCGCGGCGCCCGACCGGCGGCGACGCCTCGGCGAGGAACTGGTCGACGGCCTCGCGGCGATCCACGGCGTCGACTACGAGGCGGTCGGCCTCGGCGAGTTCGGCCACCCGGAGGGCTTTGCCGAGCGGCAGGTGCGGCGCTGGTCCGAACAGCTCACCTGGGCGTTCTCGAAGACGGCCGACGAGCGCGAGGTGCCCGTGCTGTACGACGTGATGGAGTGGCTCACGGACAACGCGCCGGAGGACCACCCGCACACGCTGGTCCACGGCGACTACAAGCTCGACAACGTGATGTTCGCCCCCGGCGACGAGCCGGAACTCGTCGGCGTGTTCGACTGGGAGATGAGCACGCTCGGCGACCCGCTGACGGATCTGGGCTGGATGCTGTCGGTGTGGCGCGACCCGAAAGACCCCGAGCCGCCGGCGTCGAACATGGTGACCCGCGTGATGGAGGCGGATGGCTACCCCACCCGGCGGGACCTCGTGGAGCGCTACGAGGCGGCGACCGGCATCGAGTACGAGAACGACCGCTTCTACCGCGCGCTGGCGGTGTACAAGCTCGCGGCGCTGGGCGAGATGTTCTTCGCGCGCTATCTCGAGGGCGACGCCGACGACCCGCTGTACCCGAAGATGCGGGAGACGGTGCCCGGGCTGGGCGAGCGCGCCATGCGGATCGTCGAGGGCGACGAGCCGCTCTGA